A region from the Pithys albifrons albifrons isolate INPA30051 chromosome Z, PitAlb_v1, whole genome shotgun sequence genome encodes:
- the PRUNE2 gene encoding protein prune homolog 2 isoform X4 — MEEFLQRAQSKLNRSKRLEKVHVVLGNKPCDLDSLISTLVYAYFLDKVSPPDVLCLPVLNIPRRDFSYFTETRFILEELNIPESFHIFRDEINLHQLNDEGKLSLTLVNSNMLTSDDKSLESAVVKVINPDKQCDRSLELQACSSSLVVKEILQKAPELITQQLAYLLRGSILFKCMSLEVDSITEQQEKVLSVLEEKFPDLPPRKEIISVLQETQFNAQGMSIEEVMLKDLKEISDGEIKVAISSVCMTLEDCMLHRSLTGDLKTFIDKYGFDVLVILTNCLSDEKQTKRQIAVYSENVELGNQICCELEECQNPCLELDPVECECDQILIYHQENSLVTCDQIFVLVKEVINRRQPEMVSNSRTSSTEAVAGSAPLSQGSSGIMELYGSDVEPQPSSANFIENPQDLNGSMQAHTDVNVDLVSPDSGLATIRSSRSSKESSVFLSDDSPVAEGAAPHHSLLPGFDSYSPIPEGGIAEEQKPQSGNNSDNFDLFNFDLVPVVTAPSESYSHSANCSPEDDYFLNSNSSEGHQLTVQKELDEANLLENDTANYATDLQMTKNEEDNLAEFDENPGEMCEKTSSLINLVEAGSSSPEILKSADSRIPPTPMNSLVETSPLDNGQPLIFSQDVIKKINEIDGPNYSQSRVRYGSWWDGFELESRNADAWSSSEQESVFQSPVLWKDSKESPLLQEHIDRRASDSVFLQKQPKQMEYMRAGLWDNQLKQDNWNHSNQEKNSEHPRLQTASVDETNQELESFTDPWKVSQPTPMTSDAWCEEKGSQLAGDSYKVWTKSDEGDAARSSENVWNVPELDREKQSVNIPEEWAISKISLSDSSEITADNETEENLEARDKGSYSVEEYGKSENTDFVFNNMQNNSKLKTGEKKLFGDPKHRPKQFENVNTWNMFDKNIRKDVTEVVVPWENNFLYKISDLSSSNIGEDLAVSPPDTNYSTSDSYVSPTYVEDEKENENKDFYEETVTGKFMNTNLAELKVLEKVSKEQSSPSTVPFSSTGNTDIWNTPLNNITQLQERNSNITGLSASAKLFLNSEQTANPCFSTRIYTSEKNLSENRRLGLAYSQTVNDLSPPQNELNSRQMAANNVETVDRAPVEDTDTSTPTLDTGNSLDLKIHDLQSEILSKKAEQNTAHVDAELDSQDSVQQLNSWSLQSEQGQKKGWNNATVISQEGKEYNRRHEASEQMISDICNKPVSEDSERLCKANLEEYGSTTEVSTFPEKMRNSVSLEVLVTENESFSNQSNQISQEEMKDLLQNKTESSSCASKEGRNYESFDDPTPQNENYSEMSQLLSEKAEKEATVTEDATSPYMESISKSSHNNSDNPENNFSTMPGSSGIWNDSGESGCGITTSIPLMHERQETLGEEKKGLHEVTLNYPDICNSELVSFKNSSELKGTEENSFIDEFKKSPSGYVSVPDITHISVAEKSFSREIGAGRNENSENLEPANNLCEESCVVLNDSFSQTAWNSQPCEDLQSPGTSPETSKVLEMANTTSSLSKDIHIKSYLEEDSVWSNSINDYAHSSGTSPDLSDTSLNMWGDPPASSHHKSRDMWEIKNNKNLEDSCKRNEFQNEYEEGFETSVEQNQVPKSLDFWNAHVDDDPVSSLSSPDINEVSENSETCSEVIPEDSVCENKQHKTSEIGDNYVQSNATSPEANEDNLDAKTKVGEEAQVGIFNENSESIKARKVLQEDVTLESIEHKMTSEYLGHSETIHKKTQGNIFNEKTGSGEGTYLYQVNRDATPSFAVGDKEEYSSKAVDIWSMSLEDDLRTDPKSTVETFGFPNNQINSECWNLQPCEEKQLKDQNSVSSHSESNQLTNSKEDSCCSPSQDEELTQAHFSNSGNFGNQPAPLYSDEKENERLVHPTNSPDSQGNQDTVQFKQCDAFIPHKEERDLTEQLFPTDKESQLTPQHSFSDKEQAVPNTSVQAIIMLDLPKDNEGNASLICQEQQQDTCENLEVHNSLPDAFTVEDLSFEMTEKSSPGWNTLVPQTAFVPDILQDNTQESNQLFSVEPDLWINAEQIVTVKSDGENPDILSHCDQDNISESSSSPDVCQESGGKHASIPSSQIVVDLEDKYSQPIHIWSNMSKEADFDSKHEVAMQKVETHSESGSTQDYEPGKMNKFYQLISSDTQELSEFAVLEECDLENKLVINPIEPTETASEVIKVTSLDLKDVFHESFTPASHQGTPTDTAETAISQMHLFPMDLNQPDRAEQSLKEINALAEVVKYSHIDHTEITGDELDMSEECVDESETGMQHKIRNTSLTNVLAGTYGEMNIGAALGSEEAEGESKDKQTLLPKSFLHSGNEAHGSNSNNQQFDDTMKAYEAVIESNVPVFKKMPSDQSPMVCNPPSSASFGAGHSSSREHSKGELLLQEPFYDSVSSENTLLLPPPREGAEGILMTKDISVKDQVSETSTECLQKNHTSIPSLSESVVTPGDSDISKGKSEAETTDPDSPPDGDRRSPYEAGTDSLLCRENKQRNSSESPELESTEGKEDVRMQVLRDPTSLEMDYILVTEEENTPSTKDTLKRSKSNFAFQEANVAEQTKSHKSFLPGSLDTFQPISITNESKNTPVHGTPWDSCYLEEKSSSIVPQKLDGERRSQESCGQAEGWIILEQNEVSDMSPEEISAKAEMPKSGSGHPRKELAAVVAPELILDTRTEFQVETAIQKSFEREGCSPSDSLTTEDESSDIARARVLQIVGGDDAWEASSQERLGNNTETEQERKEEAVLLNNGKELSQKSERADCY; from the exons GACTGCATGTTACACAGGAGTCTCACTGGTGACTTGAAAACATTCATAGATAAATATGGGTTTGATGTGCTTGTCATTTTGACCAACTGTTTGTCAGATGAGAAGCAAACAAAACGACAAATAGCAGTATACTCAGAAAATGTAGAACTAGGCAATCAA ATCTGCTGTGAATTAGAAGAATGTCAGAATCCTTGTTTGGAACTGGATCCTGTGGAATGTGAATGTGACCAAATTCTCATTTATCATCAGGAAAATTCTTTGGTGACCTGTGATcaaatttttgttttagttaAGGAAGTTATAAATAGAAGGCAACCAGAAATGGTATCCAACAGTAGAACTTCTTCTACAGAAGCTGTTGCTGGAAGTGCTCCACTCTCACAAGGATCTTCTGGTATTATGGAGTTATATGGTTCTGATGTAGAACCACAACCCAGTTCTGCCAATTTTATAGAAAACCCTCAAGACCTAAATGGATCAATGCAAGCCCACACTGATGTTAATGTAGACCTTGTGAGTCCAGACAGTGGATTGGCGACCATTAGAAGCAGCCGATCTTCCAAGGAGAGTTCTGTTTTCCTTAGTGATGATAGCCCTGTTGCAGAAGGTGCTGCTCCCCATCACAGTCTTCTGCCTGGCTTTGATTCCTATAGCCCTATTCCTGAAGGAGGAATAGCTGAAGAACAAAAGCCTCAGTCAGGAAACAACAGTGATAACTTTGATCTTTTCAATTTTGATCTAGTACCTGTGGTTACAGCTCCATCTGAGTCATATTCTCATTCTGCCAATTGTTCCCCAGAAGATGACTATTTCCTTAATAGCAATTCATCAGAAGGGCATCAACTCACTGTGCAGAAAGAACTTGATGAGGCAAACCTATTAGAAAATGATACAGCAAATTATGCAACTGACTTACAAATGACAAAGAATGAGGAAGACAATTTGGCTGAATTTGATGAGAATCCAGGAGAAATGTGTGAGAAAACTTCAAGTTTGATCAATTTAGTTGAAGCTGGTTCTTCTTCACCAGAAATATTGAAATCTGCTGATTCAAGAATTCCACCCACTCCTATGAACAGTCTAGTAGAAACTTCACCATTAGATAATGGGCAGCCTTTAATCTTCTCACAAGAtgtcataaaaaaaattaatgaaatagaTGGCCCAAATTATTCTCAGTCCCGTGTTAGATATGGGAGCTGGTGGGATGGCTTTGAGCTAGAATCCAGAAATGCTGATGCATGGAGTTCAAGTGAGCAGGAATCTGTATTTCAGAGTCCTGTCTTATGGAAAGATTCTAAAGAAAGTCCCTTGCTACAAGAACATATTGATAGAAGAGCCTCAGATTCTGTGTTCCTCCAAAAACAGCCAAAGCAAATGGAATACATGAGAGCAGGTCTGTGGGATAATCAGCTTAAACAAGATAATTGGAACCACAGTAATCAAGAGAAAAACAGTGAACATCCCCGTTTGCAAACTGCTTCTGTAGATGAGACAAACCAGGAACTGGAGAGCTTTACTGATCCATGGAAGGTCAGTCAGCCAACACCTATGACGTCAGATGCATGGTGTGAAGAAAAAGGTAGTCAGCTAGCTGGAGATTCTTACAAAGTCTGGACCAAGTCTGATGAAGGAGATGCTGCTAGATCCTCAGAAAATGTATGGAATGTGCCTGAACTGGATAGAGAAAAACAATCAGTGAATATTCCTGAGGAATGGGCCATATCAAAAATTAGTTTATCAGATTCTTCAGAAATCACAGCAGACAATGAGACTGAGGAAAATCTAGAAGCCAGAGATAAAGGAAGTTATTCAGTAGAAGAATATGGGAAatctgaaaatacagattttgttttcaacaaTATGCAAAATAATTCCAAGCTGaaaacaggtgaaaaaaaattatttggtgACCCTAAACATAGACCAAAacaatttgaaaatgtaaatacCTGGAATATGTTTGATAAAAACATCAGGAAGGATGTAACAGAAGTAGTGGTGCCATGGGAGAATAACTTTTTGTATAAAATCTCAGACCTTAGTTCTTCAAATATAGGGGAAGATTTAGCTGTTTCTCCACCAGACACCAATTATTCAACATCTGATTCATATGTATCACCTACATATGtggaagatgaaaaagaaaatgagaacaaagaTTTTTATGAAGAAACAGTTACTGGTAAATTCATGAACACAAATTTGGCTGAGCTGAAAGTACTTGAGAAAGTAAGCAAGGAACAATCATCTCCTAGCACTGTGCCTTTTTCAAGCACAGGAAATACAGACATCTGGAACACTCCTCTTAATAACATCACCCAGTTACAAGAAAGAAATTCTAACATTACTGGTCTTTCTGCCTCTGCTAAACTTTTTCTTAATTCAGAACAAACAGCTAATCCATGTTTTTCAACCAGGATATATAccagtgaaaaaaatttatCTGAAAACAGAAGATTAGGACTTGCATATAGTCAAACAGTGAATGACTTATCACCACCACAGAATGAATTAAATTCTAGACAGATGGCAGCCAACAATGTAGAAACAGTGGACAGGGCTCCTGTAGAAGACACAGACACATCTACACCAACTTTGGACACAGGGAATAGTTTGGATCTGAAAATACATGACTTACAGAGTGAGATACTTAGTAAGAAGGCAGAACAAAACACTGCTCATGTTGATGCAGAGCTGGATAGTCAGGATTCAGTGCAGCAACTGAACTCATGGAGTTTACAGAGTGAGCAAGGTCAAAAGAAAGGCTGGAACAATGCCACTGTCATCtctcaggaaggaaaagaatataACAGAAGACATGAGGCAAGTGAACAGATGATTAGTGACATTTGTAATAAGCCAGTGTCAGAGGACAGTGAACGTTTGTGTAAAGCAAATTTGGAAGAATATGGGTCGACAACAGAAGTTTCCACCTTCCCAGAAAAAATGAGGAATAGTGTTAGTTTGGAAGTGTTAGTTACAGAGAATGAGTCATTTTCCAATCAAAGCAATCAAATTAGTCAGGAAGAGATGAAAGACTTGTTGCAGAATAAGACAGAATCTTCTTCATGTGCTTCTAAAGAAGGCAGAAATTATGAATCTTTTGATGACCCCACaccacaaaatgaaaattatagtGAAAtgtcacagctgctttctgagaaagctgaaaaagaggCTACAGTGACAGAGGATGCAACAAGTCCCTACATGGAAAGTATCTCTAAAAGTTCTCATAACAATAGTGATAatcctgaaaataatttttctacaATGCCTGGAAGCTCAGGCATCTGGAATGACTCTGGAGAGAGTGGTTGTGGCATAACCACATCTATTCCTTTGATGCATGAACGACAGGAAactctgggagaagagaaaaaaggctTACATGAAGTGACTCTTAACTATCCAGACATTTGTAATTCTGAGTTAGTATCTTTCAAAAATAGCTCAGAACTGAAGGGGACTGAGGAAAATTCTTTCATAGATGAGTTCAAGAAGAGTCCTTCTGGATATGTTAGTGTTCCTGACATTACACATATATCTGTGGCAGAAAAATCATTTTCACGTGAAATAGGTGCTGGGAGAAATGAAAACTCTGAAAATTTAGAACCTGCTAATAATCTTTGTGAAGAGTCATGTGTAGTGCTTAATGACAGTTTCTCCCAAACTGCTTGGAATTCACAGCCATGTGAAGATTTGCAATCTCCTGGAACAAGTCCTGAGACAAGCAAAGTCCTTGAAATGGCAAATACCACAAGTAGCCTTTCAAAGGATATACACATCAAAAGTTATTTGGAAGAAGATAGTGTGTGGAGTAATTCAATAAATGATTATGCACACTCAAGTGGAACAAGTCCTGATTTGAGTGACACATCTCTGAATATGTGGGGAGACCCTCCAGCTTCTAGTCATCACAAAAGTAGAGATATGTGggagattaaaaataataaaaatcttgaAGATTCTTGTAAAAGGAATGAATTTCAGAATGAATATGAAGAAGGATTTGAAACAAGTGTTGAACAAAACCAAGTTCCTAAAAGCTTAGATTTTTGGAATGCCCATGTAGATGATGATCCTGTATCTTCTTTATCAAGTCCTGACATAAATGAGGTTTCAGAGAATTCAGAGACGTGTTCAGAAGTGATTCCTGAAGATTCAGTgtgtgaaaacaaacagcatAAGACATCTGAAATTGGAGACAATTATGTTCAGTCCAATGCAACAAGTCCTGAAGCAAATGAAGACAATTTAGATGCAAAGACTAAGGTGGGAGAGGAGGCCCAGGTAGGCATCTTCAATGAAAATTCTGAATCAATTAAAGCCAGGAAGGTACTACAGGAGGATGTGACTCTTGAGTCTATTGAGCATAAGATGACTTCTGAATATTTAGGTCACTCTGAAACAATTCATAAAAAAACTCAGGGGAATATTTTCAATGAGAAAACAGGTAGTGGAGAAGGCACATATTTGTATCAAGTGAATAGAGATGCCACACCAAGTTTTGCTGTTGGTGATAAAGAAGAGTATTCCTCAAAAGCTGTAGATATATGGAGTATGTCACTGGAAGATGATTTAAGAACTGATCCAAAATCCACAGTAGAAACATTTGGTTTTCCAAATAACCAGATAAATTCAGAATGCTGGAATTTACAACCTTGTGAAGAAAAGCAATTGAAAGACCAGAATTCTGTTTCAAGTCACTCTGAATCAAACCAGTTAACAAATAGTAAGGAAGACTCCTGTTGCTCACCTTCACAAGATGAAGAACTAACACAAGCACATTTCTCTAATTCAGGTAATTTTGGAAATCAGCCTGCCCCTCTGTACtctgatgaaaaagaaaatgaaaggctAGTACATCCTACCAATAGTCCTGACAGTCAGGGAAATCAAGACACTGTACAGTTCAAACAATGTGATGCTTTCATACCACATAAAGAAGAAAGGGACTTGACAGAGCAGTTGTTTCCTACAGATAAGGAAAGCCAGCTGACCCCACAACATTCTTTTTCGGATAAGGAACAAGCTGTACCAAATACATCAGTCCAAGCAATCATTATGTTGGATCTACCAAAAGACAATGAGGGAAATGCAAGTCTCATTTGTCAAGAACAACAGCAGGACACCTGTGAAAATCTAGAAGTGCACAACTCCCTGCCAGATGCTTTCACTGTAGAAGACTTGTCTTTTGAAATGACAGAAAAGTCAAGCCCAGGGTGGAATACATTAGTTCCCCAAACTGCATTTGTTCCAGATATTTTACAGGATAACACACAAGAAAGTAATCAGCTGTTTTCAGTAGAACCTGACCTGTGGATTAATGCCGAGCAGATTGTCACTGTGAAATCAGATGGTGAAAATCCTGATATTTTAAGTCACTGTGACCAAGACAACATTTCAGAGTCATCAAGCAGTCCTGATGTGTGCCAGGAGTCTGGAGGTAAGCATGCCTCTATCCCATCTTCTCAGATTGTGGTGGATCTTGAAGACAAATATAGTCAGCCAATTCACATATGGTCAAATATGAGTAAAGAGGCAGATTTTGATTCAAAGCATGAAGTAGCAATGCAGAAGGTAGAGACACATTCTGAAAGTGGCAGCACCCAGGACTATGAACCAGGAAAGATGAACAAATTCTATCAGCTCATCTCTTCTGATACTCAGGAGCTTTCTGAATTTGCAGTTTTGGAAGAATGTGATCTAGAAAACAAACTGGTTATTAACCCAATTGAGCCAACAGAAACTGCCAGTGAAGTCATAAAAGTGACATCCTTAGATCTGAAAGACGTATTCCATGAAAGTTTCACTCCTGCAAGCCATCAAGGAACACCAACTGACACAGCTGAAACAGCAATCTCCCAAATGCATTTATTTCCCATGGATTTAAATCAACCTGATAGGGCAGAACAAagcttaaaagaaattaatgccTTGGCTGAAGTTGTAAAATACTCTCATATTGACCATACAGAAATAACTGGTGATGAGCTAGACATGTCAGAAGAATGTGTGGATGAATCTGAGACAGGAATGCAACATAAAATCAGGAACACATCCCTGACTAATGTCCTGGCAGGCACCTATGGTGAAATGAACATAGGGGCAGCATTAGGCAGTGAAGAAGCAGAAGGGGAATCAAAGGACAAACAGACActccttcccaaatcctttCTACATAGTGGTAATGAAGCTCATGGATCTAATTCAAATAATCAACAGTTTGATGACACAATGAAAGCATATGAAGCTGTAATTGAAAGTAATGTTCCTGTGTTTAAGAAAATGCCCAGTGATCAGTCACCAATGGTGTGTAATCCACCATCCTCTGCATCTTTTGGTGCTGGACATTCTAGCAGCAGAGAGCATTCAAAGGGTGAGCTCTTGTTACAGGAGCCATTTTATGACAgtgtttcttcagaaaatactttACTACTGCCACCTCCTCGGGAGGGTGCAGAAGGCATCCTAATGACCAAAGACATCAGTGTTAAAGATCAAGTGTCTGAAACATCCACAGAGTGCCTTCAAAAAAATCATACCTCAATACCTTCACTCTCCGAGTCTGTAGTAACTCCAGGAGATTCTGATATATCAAAAGGAAAATCTGAAGCAGAAACAACCGATCCCGACTCACCGCCAGATGGAGATAGAAGATCACCCTATG AAGCTGGCACTGATTCCCTGCTTTGTAGAGAGAATAAGCAGAGAAATTCCTCTGAAAGCCCCGAACTGGAAAGTACAGAGGGTAAGGAAGATGTGAGAATGCAGGTGCTCCGAGATCCAACTTCACTGGAGATGGATTACATCCTTGTTactgaggaagaaaatacaCCTTCAACAAAGGATACCcttaaaagaagcaaaagtaattttgcatttcaagaAGCTAATGTAGCTGAACAAACAAAATCTCACAAAAGCTTTTTACCAGGCTCCTTGGATACCTTTCAGCCAATCTCCATtacaaatgaaagcaaaaataccCCTGTTCATGGGACTCCATGGGACTCCTGTTACTTAGAAGAGAAAAGTTCTTCCATTGTGCCTCAAAAGCTGGATGGTGAAAGGAGATCACAGGAAAGTTGTGGGCAAGCTGAGGGCTGGATTATACTGGAGCAAAATGAAGTAAGTGACATGTCACCTGAAGAAATTTCTGCCAAGGCAGAGATGCCAAAATCAGGGTCTGGACATCCTAGAAAAGAACTGGCAGCTGTTGTAGCACCAGAATTGATTCTTGACACCCGGACTGAATTTCAGGTAGAAACTGCCATTCAGAAATCTTTTGAACGTGAAGGTTGTTCCCCTTCAGATAGTCTGACTACTGAGGATGAGAGTTCAGACATTGCAAGAGCACGTGTTTTGCAGATAGTTGGTGGCGATGATGCATGGGAAGCAAGTTCCCAAGAGAGACTTGGaaataacacagaaacagaacaagaaaggaaggaggaagcgGTTCTTCTCAACAATGGCAAAGAACTGAGTCAAAAATCAGA